From a single Pseudalkalibacillus hwajinpoensis genomic region:
- a CDS encoding M4 family metallopeptidase, which produces MKRKFIAPLVVTTALFTASLPYSNVLAVQPNEKAENHMVRKWNENANVPLFVKEKQAAKRSKATSSDALNYLEENKSKVKIKNPIEELKSNKLVKDELGMTHVRFNQTKNGVPVEGAEVIVHYNANNEITVVNGAYNTQVEESNLDTTPSITPNKALEVAKSAIHAPTKLEQLPTSELVVYPYEGTNHLAYKVNVNFLGEEPGNWFIFVDANTSKVIDQYNAIMDADRTKTQTGSGTGVLGDHRLLHISNSKEDHEGTTFQLADFSHEGLAGIITYDYSKNKIELFSNKSASFKSEFAKPAVDAHYNSEQVYDYYLNEHGRNSLDGKGMPIQSVVHFGDNYNNAFWNGTYMVYGDGDGEFFIPLSASLDVAAHEMTHGVTSNSANLVYKFQSGALNEAFSDIFGALIDESDWEIGEDIMAPAAVADGRTSLRSLSDPSKYPVGAAYVPYGNGEGKYPSHMDEFYDLPGNLDNGGVHINSSIINHAAYLTAQDIGREKLGKIYYRALTQYLTATSDFSDARQAIIQSAVDLYGEGSAEVEASVGGFDSVGITQ; this is translated from the coding sequence TTGAAAAGGAAATTTATTGCACCACTTGTTGTGACGACTGCCTTATTCACTGCCTCATTACCATATAGCAATGTACTAGCGGTACAGCCAAATGAAAAAGCAGAAAACCATATGGTAAGGAAATGGAATGAGAATGCCAATGTTCCATTATTCGTAAAGGAAAAACAAGCAGCCAAACGTTCTAAGGCTACTTCAAGTGATGCGCTTAACTACCTTGAAGAAAATAAATCTAAGGTTAAAATCAAGAATCCGATAGAAGAACTTAAGTCGAACAAATTAGTAAAAGATGAGCTTGGCATGACTCATGTTCGTTTTAATCAAACTAAAAACGGTGTACCTGTTGAAGGGGCAGAAGTCATTGTTCATTACAATGCGAACAATGAAATCACGGTTGTTAATGGCGCATACAACACTCAAGTTGAAGAAAGTAATTTAGATACCACGCCATCGATCACACCAAATAAAGCACTAGAAGTAGCTAAATCAGCTATTCATGCACCGACTAAATTAGAGCAGCTTCCAACTTCCGAACTTGTAGTGTATCCGTATGAAGGGACAAATCATCTGGCTTACAAAGTAAACGTTAACTTCTTAGGAGAAGAACCTGGTAACTGGTTTATTTTCGTGGATGCTAATACGAGTAAAGTGATTGACCAGTACAATGCAATCATGGACGCTGATAGAACAAAAACACAAACTGGATCAGGTACCGGTGTATTAGGAGATCATCGCCTTTTACATATTTCAAATAGTAAGGAAGACCACGAAGGAACGACTTTTCAATTAGCTGATTTTAGCCATGAAGGCTTGGCAGGAATCATAACCTACGACTACTCCAAGAATAAAATTGAGTTATTCTCAAATAAAAGTGCATCCTTTAAATCAGAATTTGCTAAACCCGCAGTTGATGCTCACTATAACTCTGAACAGGTGTATGACTATTATTTAAATGAACATGGCCGTAATTCCCTTGATGGTAAAGGTATGCCAATTCAGTCAGTCGTTCATTTCGGAGATAATTATAACAATGCCTTCTGGAATGGTACGTATATGGTTTACGGTGACGGCGATGGTGAATTCTTCATTCCGCTCTCAGCAAGCTTAGATGTAGCAGCACACGAAATGACTCACGGCGTAACGTCAAATTCAGCAAATCTTGTGTATAAATTTCAATCAGGCGCTCTAAATGAAGCATTCTCTGATATCTTCGGAGCACTAATAGACGAGTCAGATTGGGAAATAGGTGAAGACATCATGGCGCCTGCTGCTGTCGCTGATGGCAGAACGTCGCTTAGAAGCTTAAGCGATCCTAGTAAGTACCCTGTTGGTGCTGCATATGTACCATACGGCAATGGTGAAGGAAAGTATCCTTCGCATATGGATGAATTCTATGATCTACCTGGTAATTTAGATAACGGTGGCGTCCATATTAATTCCTCTATTATTAACCATGCGGCCTATTTAACGGCCCAGGACATTGGACGTGAGAAGTTAGGGAAAATCTATTATCGCGCTCTTACTCAATACCTGACAGCTACCTCTGACTTTAGTGATGCGCGTCAAGCGATCA
- a CDS encoding DUF1292 domain-containing protein, with translation MTLENEEQIIIPDENGEEHLFEVLYKFDVDETGASYIAVTPVGQTEGEDLEVFTFRYEEKPDDDDDIAIYHIESDEEWKLVDEMLHTLTSEELI, from the coding sequence ATGACTTTAGAAAATGAAGAACAAATTATTATACCTGATGAGAACGGGGAAGAACATTTATTTGAAGTGTTATACAAATTTGATGTTGATGAAACTGGGGCATCCTATATTGCTGTAACTCCTGTCGGACAAACTGAAGGAGAGGACCTGGAGGTATTCACTTTTCGTTATGAGGAAAAGCCGGATGATGATGACGATATTGCCATATATCATATTGAATCAGATGAAGAATGGAAATTGGTCGATGAAATGCTGCATACGCTAACAAGTGAAGAGTTAATTTAA
- a CDS encoding serine hydrolase domain-containing protein — translation MLDRLDISIEKFLEDRNFSGAVVVKSDDEVLKTASGFANRAEERFNDVDTRFGIASGCKVFTAIAITQLVEKDVLSFKTRLVDCLDISFPHFHDEITIHHLLTHTSGIPDYFDEDVMEDFEDLWKQTPMYHLKSLKDFLPLFQNGRMVANPGESFRYNNAGYIVLGLIIEQQTGMSFQDYIKEHIFPLADMQESGYFSMDCLPKNTAIGYIDEKDGSWRTNTYSVPIMGGSDGGAYVTAPDMIKLWEALVGFRLLDENHTTMLLTPHVRVKVGVNYGYGVWLNSGNNSIVKYHVMGYDPGVSFHSAYYPMTGVKVAIPSNRSSGAIDVMKVIEDQLELLDNQVK, via the coding sequence ATGTTAGATAGACTTGATATTTCAATTGAAAAATTTCTTGAAGATAGAAACTTCTCAGGAGCCGTTGTTGTTAAAAGTGATGATGAAGTTCTGAAAACTGCTTCAGGATTTGCTAATCGAGCGGAGGAGCGGTTCAACGATGTGGATACAAGATTTGGTATCGCCTCGGGATGCAAGGTTTTTACCGCTATAGCGATTACTCAGCTGGTTGAAAAGGATGTACTTTCCTTTAAGACAAGGCTAGTTGACTGTTTGGATATTTCGTTTCCTCACTTTCATGATGAGATCACGATTCATCACCTCTTAACACATACATCCGGTATTCCGGATTACTTTGATGAGGATGTGATGGAGGACTTTGAGGATCTCTGGAAACAAACGCCAATGTATCATTTAAAAAGTCTCAAAGATTTCCTTCCGTTATTTCAAAATGGAAGAATGGTAGCTAACCCTGGAGAATCCTTTCGCTACAACAATGCAGGATACATCGTATTAGGGCTAATCATCGAGCAACAGACAGGGATGTCTTTTCAGGATTATATAAAGGAACACATTTTCCCTCTTGCAGACATGCAAGAATCTGGGTACTTTTCAATGGATTGTCTTCCAAAAAATACAGCTATCGGATACATCGATGAAAAAGACGGTTCATGGCGAACGAATACTTACTCTGTCCCTATCATGGGTGGCTCAGATGGGGGTGCTTATGTAACTGCCCCTGACATGATCAAACTCTGGGAAGCGCTGGTAGGATTTCGTTTATTAGATGAAAACCATACCACAATGTTGTTAACACCTCATGTTCGTGTGAAAGTTGGAGTGAATTATGGATATGGAGTCTGGCTGAACAGTGGCAATAACAGTATCGTGAAATACCATGTGATGGGGTATGATCCTGGTGTTAGTTTTCATTCGGCTTACTATCCAATGACTGGAGTAAAAGTAGCCATACCTTCTAATCGTAGTTCCGGCGCGATTGATGTGATGAAGGTAATTGAAGATCAGTTAGAACTTTTGGATAATCAGGTGAAATGA
- a CDS encoding aldo/keto reductase has protein sequence MPWFGLGVFQVDDGDEVISSVKAAIEAGYKSIDTAAIYGNEEGVGQAIAESHVPREELFITTKLWNSEQGYEPTLAAFEESLKKLKLDYVDLYLIHWPLPAKGKYKETWKAFEKLYQDKRVRAIGVSNFKEHHLEDLIADCKVKPMVNQVEYHPRLNQSNLHEYCKINDIQLEAWSPLMQGGLLDNPVIEEIASKYGKSPAQVILRWDLQNEVVTIPKSTKAHRISENANVFDFELSREDIENINELNQDKRIGPDPDEFTKE, from the coding sequence ATGCCTTGGTTTGGATTGGGAGTTTTCCAGGTTGATGATGGTGATGAGGTAATTAGCTCAGTTAAGGCTGCAATCGAAGCAGGATACAAAAGCATTGATACGGCAGCTATTTATGGAAATGAAGAGGGTGTAGGACAGGCAATTGCTGAATCCCACGTACCTCGTGAAGAGCTGTTTATTACTACAAAACTCTGGAACTCGGAACAGGGATATGAACCAACTCTCGCTGCCTTTGAAGAAAGCTTAAAGAAATTAAAGCTTGATTATGTTGATCTGTATCTGATTCATTGGCCACTACCGGCGAAAGGAAAATATAAAGAAACATGGAAGGCGTTTGAAAAACTTTATCAGGACAAACGGGTACGCGCCATCGGTGTTAGTAACTTCAAGGAACATCATCTTGAAGACCTGATCGCTGATTGTAAGGTAAAACCAATGGTAAATCAGGTGGAGTATCATCCTCGTTTGAATCAAAGTAACCTGCATGAGTATTGCAAAATAAATGATATCCAACTTGAAGCATGGTCACCGTTAATGCAGGGTGGTTTGTTGGATAACCCTGTTATCGAAGAAATAGCGAGCAAATATGGGAAATCTCCAGCTCAGGTTATCCTTCGCTGGGATCTTCAAAATGAAGTGGTAACGATTCCGAAGTCTACTAAGGCACATCGGATTAGTGAGAATGCTAATGTTTTTGATTTTGAACTATCAAGAGAAGACATTGAGAACATAAATGAGTTAAATCAGGACAAAAGAATCGGTCCTGATCCGGATGAGTTTACTAAAGAATAA
- a CDS encoding LacI family DNA-binding transcriptional regulator, translating into MTKIKDIAKQAGVSTATVSHVLNNTGRVGESTRQKVLEVINELNYKPNKIAKSLKIKKTSTVGVIAEDVTVFNTPDIIDGINEIAENSGLGILLSNLRIYKKMGIDFSQKEHMKELLSIAFDEMVKNQVDGIIYIGTYTRDVTDVIPANIPLPVVYTYCYTSNELDYTVNYDDEFAAYEATRHLIDSGHKEIALISGIIDSIPSHERFNGYRRALMDYGIPLNPSFVKTGDWEVDSGFILTEELLNLAKKPTAILALNDLMAFGSINAAKNRGLHVPDDISIIGFDNREFSAFTTPGITTMSIPLHQMGEKSMDMLKLLIANRNIDKKKIKLHCDLLKRESVSKK; encoded by the coding sequence ATGACTAAAATCAAAGATATAGCAAAACAAGCTGGAGTATCAACTGCAACCGTATCGCATGTTCTAAATAATACCGGACGAGTTGGAGAAAGTACTCGCCAAAAAGTATTGGAAGTAATTAATGAGCTGAATTATAAACCTAATAAAATCGCTAAAAGTCTAAAGATAAAGAAAACCAGCACAGTGGGTGTGATTGCTGAAGACGTTACAGTGTTTAATACACCTGATATTATTGATGGGATCAATGAAATTGCTGAAAATAGTGGATTAGGAATCTTACTTTCTAACCTGAGAATCTATAAGAAGATGGGGATTGATTTTTCTCAAAAAGAACACATGAAAGAGCTATTATCAATAGCATTCGACGAAATGGTTAAAAACCAGGTAGATGGCATTATTTACATAGGCACATATACAAGAGATGTGACAGATGTTATTCCTGCTAATATTCCATTACCAGTAGTTTATACGTATTGTTATACTTCAAATGAGCTTGATTATACAGTGAATTACGATGATGAATTTGCCGCGTATGAAGCAACAAGGCACCTGATTGACTCAGGTCACAAAGAGATTGCGTTAATAAGTGGGATTATTGATTCTATCCCTTCACATGAGAGGTTCAATGGGTATCGAAGAGCGTTGATGGACTATGGAATTCCTTTGAATCCGTCATTTGTGAAAACAGGAGATTGGGAAGTTGACTCAGGCTTTATATTAACCGAAGAATTATTAAATTTGGCTAAGAAACCTACAGCTATTCTCGCTTTAAATGATTTGATGGCTTTTGGTTCAATTAACGCTGCCAAAAATAGGGGTCTTCACGTACCAGATGATATTTCAATTATTGGCTTTGATAATAGAGAATTTAGTGCTTTTACTACCCCTGGCATCACCACTATGTCCATCCCCTTACATCAAATGGGAGAGAAATCTATGGATATGCTAAAGTTATTAATTGCAAATAGAAATATAGATAAAAAGAAAATAAAATTACATTGTGACTTACTAAAACGTGAATCAGTTAGTAAGAAATAA
- a CDS encoding carbohydrate ABC transporter permease has protein sequence MDPVNLTFENYKNIFTVENGIFSTYFFNSVILTVITVVCVIIISSLAGYGLSKLDIPYKNVLLVLILMAMMIPFHGLLIPLFSIIKSLGLLNTHGALVLIYVTFQLPFTVYMMKNSFDAIPTSLRESALIDGASEFRLYLKVLMPLVWPGVATVAIFSAYTTWNDFIIALVFANSDRLQTLNLGLTNIAVGEYGTRWGLLSAGSIISIIPILILFIFLQRYFINGLTSGAVK, from the coding sequence GTGGATCCCGTCAACTTAACATTTGAAAATTACAAAAATATCTTCACAGTCGAAAATGGCATCTTTTCAACCTATTTTTTCAACAGTGTTATTCTAACGGTCATTACAGTTGTTTGTGTGATTATCATTAGCTCACTTGCAGGCTATGGTTTATCTAAACTTGATATCCCATATAAAAATGTGCTGTTAGTGCTAATTCTGATGGCTATGATGATCCCATTCCATGGGTTGTTAATTCCTCTATTTTCAATTATTAAAAGTTTGGGCTTATTAAATACTCATGGAGCATTAGTATTAATCTATGTAACCTTTCAGCTTCCTTTTACAGTGTATATGATGAAGAATTCTTTTGATGCCATACCTACGAGCTTAAGAGAATCAGCTTTAATTGATGGAGCAAGCGAATTTAGACTTTATCTCAAGGTGTTAATGCCACTAGTTTGGCCTGGTGTAGCAACGGTTGCTATTTTCTCTGCCTATACTACATGGAATGATTTTATTATTGCGTTAGTTTTTGCGAATTCTGACCGGCTACAAACGTTGAATTTGGGTTTGACTAATATAGCTGTGGGAGAATACGGAACGAGGTGGGGGCTGTTATCAGCAGGATCGATCATCAGTATTATTCCAATCCTCATTTTGTTTATTTTCCTACAAAGGTATTTTATTAACGGCTTAACAAGTGGTGCTGTTAAATAA
- a CDS encoding glycoside hydrolase family 127 protein, with amino-acid sequence MLKTDHIRKENIEITDSFWKKRIELIRNQVIPYQWEALNDRLPETDPSHAIENIRIAAGDKEGEYYGMVFQDSDVAKWLEAVAYSLEHQTDSELEQTADELIDLLGSAQGEDGYLNTYYTIKEQEKRWTNVRDNHELYCAGHLIEAAVAYYRATGKRRFLSIMKRYADYIDRVFGSDEGKIKGYPGHQEIELALVKLYDVTEEEKYLNLSKFFIDERGKQPHFFEVEKKKREEDKPFWFNNDHAYSQAQLPVRDQQEAVGHSVRAVYMYTAMADLAVRTNDDSLKKACETLWENVTKKQMYITAGIGSMEFGEAFSFNYDLPNDLSYTETCASIGLIFWAKRMLDLEVHHEYADTMERALYNGTISGMDLDGKKFFYVNPLEVLPEATEKRHDQKHVKPIRQKWFGCACCPPNLARLIASIGHYIYSKREEELFVHLYMGHETTMDITGQQVEFRQETNYPWDGNVSIEVSPQTDHFFTLALRIPGWTNKAIVKINGEVIDHEPIIKNGYVYIKRTWKANDKVELSFEMTIERVYANPNVRHNIGKVAIQRGPVVYCLEQVDNGETLNAILLPESSTLQADYDTDLLDGVVVVTGEAERIVDSSWENSLYQSAKGEMTSMKIKAVPYYAWCNRKPGEMIVWINEKS; translated from the coding sequence ATGTTGAAAACCGACCATATTCGAAAAGAGAATATAGAGATTACTGATAGCTTCTGGAAAAAACGTATTGAGTTAATTCGTAATCAGGTGATTCCTTACCAGTGGGAAGCTCTAAATGATCGACTCCCAGAAACAGATCCAAGTCACGCCATTGAAAATATTCGAATTGCTGCAGGTGATAAAGAAGGGGAATATTATGGGATGGTTTTTCAAGACAGCGATGTGGCAAAATGGCTGGAAGCTGTTGCATATAGCCTTGAGCATCAAACAGATTCCGAGCTTGAGCAAACCGCTGATGAATTGATCGATCTATTAGGAAGTGCTCAGGGTGAGGATGGTTACTTAAATACGTATTATACGATTAAAGAACAAGAAAAGCGCTGGACAAATGTAAGAGACAATCACGAGTTATACTGTGCGGGACACTTAATTGAAGCTGCCGTTGCTTATTATCGAGCTACAGGAAAACGCAGATTTCTTAGCATTATGAAAAGATATGCGGATTACATTGATAGAGTCTTCGGTAGTGACGAAGGTAAAATTAAAGGCTATCCTGGTCATCAAGAAATCGAATTAGCTTTAGTGAAATTATACGATGTTACAGAAGAGGAAAAATATCTGAACCTAAGTAAATTCTTCATTGATGAACGCGGAAAACAGCCCCACTTTTTTGAAGTCGAGAAAAAGAAAAGGGAGGAGGATAAGCCATTCTGGTTCAATAATGACCATGCATATAGTCAGGCTCAACTTCCGGTTCGTGACCAACAGGAAGCTGTAGGGCACTCTGTCCGAGCTGTTTATATGTATACAGCAATGGCAGACCTTGCAGTAAGAACAAATGATGATTCTTTGAAAAAAGCATGCGAGACATTGTGGGAAAATGTAACGAAGAAACAAATGTATATTACCGCTGGTATTGGTTCAATGGAGTTTGGGGAAGCGTTCTCCTTTAACTATGACCTTCCAAATGATTTATCTTATACCGAAACTTGTGCCTCTATCGGATTAATTTTTTGGGCCAAACGGATGCTAGATCTTGAAGTTCATCATGAATATGCAGATACAATGGAAAGAGCATTATACAATGGAACGATCAGTGGAATGGATCTGGATGGGAAGAAGTTTTTCTATGTTAATCCTCTGGAGGTTTTACCTGAAGCAACTGAAAAACGTCATGATCAAAAACACGTTAAGCCTATTAGACAAAAATGGTTTGGCTGTGCGTGCTGTCCTCCTAATTTAGCACGATTAATCGCTTCAATTGGTCATTATATATACTCTAAGAGAGAAGAAGAGCTATTTGTGCATTTATATATGGGACATGAGACCACTATGGACATTACTGGTCAACAGGTGGAATTTCGTCAAGAGACGAACTATCCTTGGGATGGCAATGTCTCAATAGAAGTTTCTCCTCAAACGGACCATTTCTTTACGTTAGCTCTTCGTATTCCAGGATGGACTAATAAGGCGATTGTGAAAATAAATGGGGAAGTGATAGATCATGAACCTATCATAAAGAATGGTTACGTTTATATAAAGCGGACATGGAAAGCAAATGACAAGGTGGAATTGTCATTTGAAATGACAATTGAACGAGTTTATGCAAATCCTAATGTTCGCCACAATATCGGAAAAGTAGCCATTCAACGTGGACCTGTCGTATACTGTCTTGAACAAGTTGATAATGGGGAAACTCTAAATGCTATTTTACTACCGGAGAGTTCAACACTTCAGGCAGACTATGATACAGATTTGCTTGATGGGGTAGTAGTTGTTACTGGTGAAGCCGAGCGAATTGTCGACAGTAGCTGGGAAAACAGCTTATATCAATCAGCTAAAGGGGAAATGACTTCTATGAAAATAAAAGCAGTGCCTTATTATGCATGGTGTAACCGGAAGCCAGGTGAAATGATTGTTTGGATAAATGAAAAAAGTTAA
- a CDS encoding aldo/keto reductase, whose protein sequence is MNYRYLGKTGLKVSDLCLGTMTLGRETNEEDSFNILNRFIIEGGNFIDTADVYTQGSSEEIVGKWLQTQKRDDLVLATKVRFAMGDGPNDSGLSRKHLLTAVKNSLQRLQTDYIDLYQVHAWDPRTPLEETLSTLNELVKEGLVRYIGASNFKGWQLQKAIEVSRMNGWESFVSLQPQYNLLTRATEWELIDICENEGLGVIPWSPLRGGWLSGKFHRDLTHPPSDSRISLAEEKGWGESWSNYNNEFTWNVIDTLFEVSEDEQKTPAQVALNWLLQRPGVTAPIIGARTMEQLEINLGASGWSLKDEAMDKLNKVSELAVTYPYDQDAIEQRIRGRE, encoded by the coding sequence ATGAATTATCGTTACCTTGGAAAAACAGGACTCAAAGTCAGTGATCTATGTCTCGGCACAATGACTCTCGGAAGAGAAACAAACGAAGAAGATAGCTTTAACATTCTGAACCGGTTCATTATAGAAGGTGGAAATTTCATTGATACGGCAGACGTCTATACACAAGGTAGCTCTGAAGAAATCGTTGGAAAATGGCTACAAACTCAAAAGCGTGACGATCTTGTCCTTGCCACAAAAGTTCGTTTTGCCATGGGTGATGGCCCTAATGATAGCGGTTTAAGTAGAAAGCATCTTCTCACAGCTGTAAAAAATAGTCTTCAACGTCTGCAAACAGATTACATTGATCTTTATCAAGTGCACGCATGGGATCCCAGGACACCTCTAGAAGAAACATTAAGTACCTTAAATGAACTTGTTAAAGAAGGGCTTGTTAGATACATCGGAGCAAGTAACTTTAAAGGCTGGCAACTGCAAAAGGCCATTGAAGTAAGCCGAATGAATGGATGGGAATCTTTTGTTTCCCTTCAACCTCAATATAACCTATTAACCCGTGCAACTGAATGGGAACTAATTGACATTTGTGAGAATGAAGGATTGGGCGTCATTCCATGGAGCCCACTGCGAGGAGGATGGTTGAGCGGAAAGTTCCATCGGGATCTCACACACCCTCCTTCTGATTCGAGAATTAGCCTCGCTGAAGAAAAGGGCTGGGGAGAAAGCTGGAGTAATTACAATAACGAATTCACCTGGAACGTGATTGACACACTTTTCGAGGTATCAGAGGACGAACAAAAGACACCTGCACAGGTGGCGCTTAATTGGCTTCTGCAAAGACCAGGGGTGACAGCTCCCATTATTGGCGCAAGAACGATGGAACAACTGGAAATTAACCTCGGAGCTTCTGGTTGGAGCTTGAAAGACGAAGCCATGGACAAACTTAATAAAGTAAGTGAACTGGCTGTTACTTATCCGTATGACCAGGATGCAATTGAACAACGAATTCGAGGAAGAGAATAA
- a CDS encoding NAD-dependent epimerase/dehydratase family protein: MSKVVITGGSGLLGPWVIREFLEKGYEVVNADVKKPEVQLCPTIITDLNDLGQVYGALEGADAFVHTAAIPVAYSHPNEVTFRNNVMANYNILEAAGNLEIKKGVISSSESSYGMVFSRKNLLPKYVPVDEDHPQLPEDSYGLSKIVNEKNAEMIHNRTGMSVISLRLGNIITPEMYKRFPDFIHDPEQRKTILWSYIDARDAATAFRLAIETDNLGAVELNIAADDTSMDIMSKELMAAAFPEVNDFRGELSGYETLLSNKKAKKLLNWQPIHEWRDNIQL; encoded by the coding sequence ATGAGTAAAGTAGTGATTACAGGAGGAAGCGGTCTGCTTGGCCCGTGGGTTATTAGAGAATTCTTAGAAAAGGGATACGAAGTTGTAAACGCAGATGTGAAGAAGCCTGAAGTACAACTATGTCCAACAATTATTACCGACTTGAACGACCTTGGTCAGGTATATGGAGCACTTGAAGGAGCAGATGCTTTTGTACATACTGCCGCTATTCCGGTTGCATATTCGCATCCAAATGAAGTGACCTTTAGAAATAATGTGATGGCCAATTACAATATTCTTGAAGCAGCCGGAAACCTGGAGATTAAGAAGGGAGTCATTTCCTCAAGTGAGTCCTCATACGGGATGGTTTTCTCCAGGAAAAACTTACTGCCTAAGTACGTTCCAGTTGACGAAGACCATCCACAGCTACCAGAAGACAGCTACGGTCTATCAAAAATTGTGAACGAGAAAAATGCTGAAATGATTCATAATAGAACTGGCATGTCGGTTATTTCACTTAGGTTGGGAAATATCATTACCCCTGAAATGTATAAACGTTTCCCAGACTTCATTCATGATCCAGAGCAGAGGAAAACAATCTTATGGAGTTATATTGATGCACGGGATGCAGCAACTGCATTCAGACTTGCTATTGAGACAGACAACTTGGGTGCTGTGGAGCTAAACATTGCTGCCGATGACACCAGTATGGACATTATGAGTAAGGAATTAATGGCAGCCGCATTCCCCGAAGTAAATGACTTCCGTGGAGAATTGAGCGGATATGAAACGCTTCTTTCGAACAAGAAAGCGAAGAAGCTATTAAATTGGCAGCCTATTCATGAATGGAGAGATAATATTCAACTTTAA
- a CDS encoding winged helix-turn-helix transcriptional regulator, translating into MNPIKDEQVECSIEKALNIIGGKWSFLVLKELFKGTRRFGELQRRIKDISPTALTNTLRHLEKNEILTREAFATVPVTVEYSLTEKGQELHKILKEMKSWGAKWG; encoded by the coding sequence ATGAACCCTATAAAGGATGAACAAGTTGAGTGCTCGATTGAGAAAGCGCTTAATATTATTGGTGGGAAATGGTCTTTTTTGGTCTTGAAAGAATTATTCAAAGGCACAAGGCGATTCGGTGAATTGCAAAGAAGAATTAAGGATATCAGTCCCACTGCATTAACAAATACCCTCAGGCATCTAGAGAAAAATGAAATATTGACTCGTGAAGCTTTTGCAACAGTGCCTGTCACCGTCGAATATTCTCTAACGGAAAAAGGGCAGGAGTTACATAAAATTCTTAAAGAGATGAAAAGTTGGGGTGCAAAATGGGGATAA